A part of Desulfovibrio legallii genomic DNA contains:
- the polA gene encoding DNA polymerase I: MSLKSRLHLAADPVFLMDGTAFIYRGFFANRNMQRSDGFPTNALVVVARVLLRILREERPRHFLFVQDGKGKNFRHDLYPLYKANREATPEDLVRQLEPIARMVRALGIPREVSDGCEADDCIASLAARLSAERPVIIVSGDKDLKQCLGPNVYMWDPASREEKLLSAAAFTAETGFTPGQWADVQALVGDTSDNIPGVPGIGPKTAQKIFEICPSLEDIRDHFALLSPKLQDKLRDHLETMFLWRDLTALSHAACGHVRLEDMRVRPLDAAACASLAEEFELHALRREMAALERLQLQEAAAPATTAPASASPQANAPAVEPAPGPPSSAPRKAAAPAAPPQGAGPQMSLLEVLEEPDLPLVSAVEALPPCAGLEVACIWPGGPDKPPHVAVASAVAASADAAAPDSAEVRWGGAPEALCAWLRKARRLVTADLKSQLTGAACRLDPPQDRQPPFCFDLGLAAYLINPEESDYAWPRLAAHWGAPLRRSGMGPAALALRMAAVLEERLDADGLLPLYRHLELPLIPVLAAMESRGVAIDAAAFQSFLADVQAELDRLTAAVYAAAGVTFNIRSAQQMGEVLFTTLKLPAPRKTRGGQASTSQETLEKLAGSHPVVESILQFRKLEKMRSTYLDPLPRLMDAQGRIHTTFNQKATATGRLSSSNPNLQNIPVRGPLGKRMRACFIAGPGRALVSADYSQVELRVLAHMSQDAALLEAFRQGEDIHARTAALIYDLPPDQISPDQRRNAKTINFGLIYGMGAQKLGQELKIGTAKAKEFIARYFARLTGLKAFYEEVEATAKRQGYVTTLGGRRRLLPDIHSPNGQAYALARRQAINTVIQGSAADIIKLAMLAVAHDPDLSRLEASLLLQVHDELLLEAPEQTARDVGARVAALMSGVAPGGAALSVPLVVDWGVGRDWGAAH; encoded by the coding sequence ATGTCGCTCAAAAGCCGCCTTCATCTTGCCGCGGATCCCGTTTTTCTTATGGACGGCACCGCCTTTATCTACCGGGGATTTTTCGCCAACCGCAATATGCAGCGCTCCGACGGCTTTCCCACCAATGCGCTGGTGGTGGTTGCCCGCGTGCTGCTGCGCATCCTGCGGGAGGAACGCCCCCGGCACTTTCTTTTTGTGCAGGACGGCAAGGGCAAAAATTTTCGTCACGATCTTTACCCGCTCTATAAGGCCAACCGCGAGGCCACGCCCGAAGACCTGGTCCGCCAGCTGGAGCCCATTGCCCGCATGGTGCGCGCGCTCGGCATTCCCCGCGAAGTCTCCGACGGCTGCGAGGCCGACGACTGCATCGCCTCCCTGGCGGCGCGCCTCTCCGCGGAGCGGCCCGTGATCATCGTGAGCGGCGATAAGGATCTGAAGCAGTGCCTGGGCCCCAACGTCTATATGTGGGATCCTGCTTCCCGGGAGGAAAAACTGCTCTCCGCCGCAGCCTTCACCGCCGAAACGGGCTTTACGCCCGGTCAGTGGGCCGACGTGCAGGCCCTGGTGGGCGACACAAGCGACAATATCCCCGGCGTGCCCGGCATCGGGCCCAAGACGGCGCAGAAAATCTTTGAAATATGCCCCAGTCTGGAAGACATCCGCGACCACTTTGCCCTGCTGTCCCCCAAGCTGCAGGACAAGCTGCGCGATCATCTGGAAACCATGTTTCTCTGGCGGGATCTGACCGCCCTTTCCCACGCGGCCTGCGGCCATGTGCGCCTGGAGGACATGCGGGTGCGCCCCCTGGACGCCGCGGCCTGCGCCTCCCTGGCTGAGGAATTTGAACTCCACGCCCTCCGGCGGGAGATGGCCGCCCTGGAGCGCCTGCAGTTGCAGGAGGCCGCCGCGCCAGCAACGACCGCCCCCGCGTCGGCCTCCCCGCAGGCAAACGCGCCCGCCGTAGAGCCTGCCCCCGGCCCGCCGTCGTCTGCGCCGCGGAAGGCCGCCGCGCCAGCCGCCCCCCCACAGGGCGCGGGCCCGCAGATGAGCCTGCTGGAGGTGCTGGAGGAACCGGATCTGCCGTTGGTTTCCGCCGTGGAGGCCCTGCCCCCCTGCGCCGGGCTGGAGGTGGCCTGCATCTGGCCTGGCGGGCCGGACAAGCCCCCGCATGTGGCCGTGGCGTCCGCCGTGGCGGCCTCCGCGGACGCTGCCGCGCCTGACAGCGCCGAAGTGCGCTGGGGCGGTGCGCCGGAGGCCCTCTGCGCCTGGCTGCGTAAGGCGCGCCGCCTGGTGACCGCCGACCTGAAAAGCCAGCTCACAGGCGCGGCCTGCCGGCTCGATCCGCCCCAGGACCGACAGCCGCCTTTCTGCTTTGATCTGGGCCTGGCCGCCTATCTCATCAACCCTGAGGAGAGCGACTACGCCTGGCCCCGCCTGGCCGCGCACTGGGGCGCGCCCCTGCGCCGCAGCGGCATGGGGCCTGCGGCCCTGGCCCTGCGCATGGCCGCCGTGCTGGAAGAGCGCCTTGACGCGGACGGCCTGCTGCCCCTCTATCGTCATCTGGAGTTGCCCCTTATCCCCGTGCTGGCGGCCATGGAAAGCCGCGGCGTGGCCATTGACGCGGCGGCCTTCCAGTCCTTCCTGGCCGACGTGCAGGCCGAGCTGGACCGGCTTACGGCGGCGGTCTACGCGGCGGCGGGCGTCACTTTCAACATCCGCTCCGCCCAGCAGATGGGCGAGGTGCTCTTTACTACCCTCAAGCTGCCCGCGCCGCGCAAAACCCGCGGAGGCCAGGCCTCCACCAGCCAGGAAACGCTGGAAAAACTTGCCGGCAGCCATCCGGTGGTGGAAAGCATCCTCCAGTTCCGCAAGCTGGAAAAAATGCGTTCCACCTACCTGGACCCCTTGCCGCGCCTGATGGACGCCCAAGGCCGTATCCACACCACCTTCAACCAGAAGGCCACGGCCACCGGCCGTCTTTCCTCCAGCAATCCCAATCTGCAGAACATCCCCGTGCGCGGCCCCCTGGGCAAGCGCATGCGCGCCTGCTTCATCGCCGGTCCCGGCCGGGCGCTGGTCTCCGCCGATTACTCCCAGGTGGAGCTGCGCGTGCTGGCCCACATGTCCCAGGATGCGGCCCTGCTGGAGGCCTTCCGCCAGGGCGAGGACATCCACGCCAGGACGGCCGCCCTCATCTACGACCTGCCGCCGGATCAGATCAGCCCGGACCAGCGCCGCAACGCCAAGACCATCAACTTCGGCCTCATCTACGGCATGGGCGCGCAGAAGCTGGGGCAGGAGCTGAAAATCGGCACGGCCAAGGCCAAGGAATTCATTGCCCGTTACTTTGCCCGTCTTACTGGTCTGAAGGCTTTTTACGAAGAAGTGGAGGCTACGGCCAAACGCCAGGGCTATGTCACCACCCTGGGCGGCCGCCGCCGTCTCCTGCCCGACATCCATTCCCCCAACGGCCAGGCCTACGCCCTGGCCCGCCGCCAGGCCATCAACACCGTCATCCAGGGCTCCGCCGCAGACATCATCAAGCTGGCCATGCTGGCCGTGGCCCACGATCCGGATTTGAGCCGTCTGGAGGCCAGCCTTCTCCTTCAGGTGCACGACGAACTTCTTCTGGAAGCGCCGGAGCAGACCGCCAGAGACGTGGGCGCGCGCGTGGCCGCCCTTATGAGCGGCGTCGCGCCCGGCGGCGCGGCCCTTTCCGTGCCGTTGGTTGTGGACTGGGGGGTGGGGCGTGATTGGGGCGCCGCCCACTAG
- a CDS encoding EF-hand domain-containing protein codes for MLNRTKESSSTQQNDLASQLFGDLDSDGNGALSLEESGLDQDLYSSIDTDGDGSISQTELQQAIELQQTAMFTNMQLSEQNLSTAQSKNVEQTTASEQPSAQEMLSAIMSGQTPPPPPAASESQTAAESTSDDMFASFFSELDSDGSDSISVAESGLNQSVFDSMDTDQDGTVSSDELFAALEKQRQTLGGFTDSSSSLTSASLAQGFLTALANNAYQTASQTAGAAATQSVEITA; via the coding sequence ATGCTCAATCGAACAAAGGAATCAAGTTCTACTCAGCAGAATGACCTTGCAAGTCAACTCTTTGGAGATCTTGATTCCGATGGAAATGGAGCATTGAGCCTGGAGGAAAGCGGTCTTGATCAGGATCTTTACAGCTCAATAGATACTGATGGAGATGGCTCTATTTCACAAACTGAACTGCAGCAGGCTATTGAGCTACAACAGACAGCAATGTTCACAAATATGCAGTTGAGTGAACAGAATTTATCAACGGCACAAAGCAAAAATGTGGAACAAACAACCGCTAGTGAGCAGCCCAGCGCCCAGGAAATGCTGTCGGCCATCATGAGCGGCCAAACGCCTCCGCCGCCGCCAGCCGCCAGCGAGTCCCAGACTGCCGCCGAGTCGACTTCAGACGACATGTTCGCATCCTTCTTCTCGGAGTTGGATTCAGACGGCAGCGATAGCATCAGCGTGGCGGAGTCCGGCCTCAACCAATCCGTTTTCGACTCCATGGATACGGACCAGGACGGGACCGTCTCTTCCGATGAGCTGTTCGCAGCCCTGGAAAAACAACGCCAGACCTTGGGCGGCTTTACCGATTCCAGCTCTTCGCTGACCAGCGCTTCACTGGCCCAGGGCTTCCTTACCGCTCTGGCCAACAATGCCTACCAGACAGCCAGTCAGACCGCTGGTGCGGCTGCCACGCAGAGCGTGGAGATCACGGCCTGA
- a CDS encoding DUF3179 domain-containing protein yields MNPGPRAHRRPQILLLLTVLLAAFAPSTAAARPRSLQDLAAITGKLVKTGIKYGEIPSLYRPRYDRTADADLSLSSDDVVFVVQLPDGPRIYPQNIMAWHQVVNEVVDDNAYAITYCPITGTLMAYDASMGGLNLIFDPEGRLYDGNSVLIDRNSGSLWLQETGMAFEGPLLGRGLPQLPVFWTTWGAAKSVYPKARVLAPPPGNRPYGRDPYGSYARTDTYYQNDRLIYPVLRLDRRFPHKTPMLCLEYEGYLAAIDIKYVKKQGAVNFFVGPHALLAAYDGQLGVVRVFNRRVWNDPFLFIARYGKLQDLTTRSLWSPATGKALDGNMKGAGLTQIYGVYSMWFAWYSMNPETLVIPGPGEVPRDLLSPHPPGQDNGSPP; encoded by the coding sequence GTGAACCCCGGCCCGCGGGCACACCGGCGGCCGCAGATTCTTCTGCTGCTGACCGTGCTGCTGGCCGCTTTTGCGCCGTCCACGGCGGCGGCGCGGCCGCGCAGCCTGCAGGACCTGGCCGCCATCACCGGCAAACTGGTGAAAACGGGCATCAAATACGGTGAAATCCCTTCTCTGTACCGCCCCCGCTACGACCGCACGGCCGATGCGGACCTGAGCCTGAGCAGCGACGACGTGGTCTTTGTGGTCCAGCTGCCCGACGGACCGCGCATCTATCCGCAGAACATCATGGCCTGGCATCAGGTGGTCAACGAGGTGGTGGACGACAATGCCTACGCCATCACCTACTGCCCCATCACGGGCACGCTCATGGCCTACGACGCCTCCATGGGCGGGCTGAACCTGATTTTTGATCCCGAAGGCCGCCTTTACGACGGCAACAGTGTGCTTATAGACCGCAATTCCGGCAGCCTGTGGCTGCAGGAAACGGGCATGGCCTTTGAAGGCCCCCTGCTGGGCCGGGGCCTGCCGCAGCTGCCCGTATTCTGGACCACCTGGGGCGCAGCCAAAAGCGTCTACCCCAAGGCCAGGGTACTGGCCCCCCCTCCCGGCAACCGGCCCTACGGGCGAGATCCTTACGGCAGCTACGCGCGCACGGACACCTACTACCAGAACGACCGGCTTATCTACCCCGTCCTGCGGCTGGACCGGCGCTTTCCGCACAAAACCCCCATGCTCTGCCTGGAATATGAGGGCTACCTGGCGGCCATCGATATCAAATATGTGAAAAAGCAGGGTGCGGTAAACTTTTTTGTGGGGCCCCACGCCCTGCTGGCCGCCTACGACGGCCAACTCGGCGTGGTGCGGGTGTTCAACCGCCGCGTCTGGAACGACCCCTTCCTGTTCATTGCCCGCTACGGCAAGCTGCAGGATCTGACCACCCGCAGCCTGTGGAGCCCGGCCACGGGCAAGGCCCTGGACGGCAATATGAAGGGCGCGGGCCTGACCCAGATCTACGGCGTCTACTCCATGTGGTTTGCCTGGTACAGCATGAATCCGGAAACCCTGGTTATTCCAGGGCCCGGCGAAGTTCCCCGGGATCTGCTCTCCCCCCATCCCCCAGGGCAGGACAACGGCAGCCCACCATAA
- the rfbD gene encoding dTDP-4-dehydrorhamnose reductase: MPKALVLGGATGLLGQALARVLRQKDWQVETLGRGEGNLSDLNFLEDRVAAAKADVVFNAVAWTAVDDAEDHAEEACLLNRTLPDALARVIKSQGSGHLVHYSTDFVFSGSGETPWKEEDAPHPTSVYGCTKLEGEQAVLRVLPDRACVVRTAWLFGPGRKNFVDTILAACRRRDAITVVHDQTGSPTYSLDLAQWSAALAEKQATGLWHAANSGQASWCDLACEAVSLAAAPCRVMPIDSSQYPQKARRPEFSVLDTGKLAALLGKKPRPWPQALRDYIFCEYLPAMTGGKKPSPCGGAR, translated from the coding sequence ATGCCGAAAGCCTTGGTTTTGGGGGGCGCTACCGGCCTGCTGGGTCAGGCGCTGGCGCGCGTGCTGCGACAAAAGGACTGGCAGGTGGAGACCTTGGGGCGCGGGGAAGGCAATCTGTCGGACCTGAATTTTCTGGAAGACCGGGTGGCCGCGGCCAAGGCTGACGTGGTCTTTAACGCCGTGGCCTGGACGGCTGTGGACGACGCCGAAGACCACGCCGAAGAAGCCTGCCTGCTCAACCGCACCCTGCCCGACGCCCTGGCCCGGGTGATCAAATCCCAGGGCAGCGGGCATCTGGTGCACTACAGCACGGATTTTGTCTTTTCCGGCTCGGGCGAAACCCCGTGGAAGGAAGAGGACGCGCCCCACCCCACCTCGGTATACGGCTGCACCAAGCTGGAAGGCGAACAGGCCGTACTGCGCGTCCTGCCCGACCGGGCCTGCGTGGTGCGCACGGCCTGGCTCTTCGGGCCGGGGCGCAAGAATTTTGTGGACACCATTCTGGCGGCCTGCCGCCGGCGCGACGCCATTACGGTGGTGCACGATCAGACGGGTTCGCCCACCTACAGCCTGGATCTTGCTCAGTGGAGCGCGGCCCTGGCCGAAAAGCAGGCCACCGGGCTGTGGCACGCGGCCAACAGCGGCCAGGCCAGCTGGTGCGATCTGGCCTGCGAGGCCGTTTCCCTGGCGGCCGCTCCCTGCCGGGTCATGCCCATTGATTCTTCGCAATATCCGCAAAAAGCGCGGCGGCCGGAATTTTCCGTGCTGGATACGGGCAAGCTGGCCGCCCTGCTCGGCAAAAAGCCCCGCCCCTGGCCCCAGGCCCTGCGGGACTACATCTTCTGCGAATACCTGCCCGCCATGACCGGGGGCAAAAAGCCCTCGCCGTGCGGAGGCGCACGGTGA
- a CDS encoding sirohydrochlorin cobaltochelatase, whose amino-acid sequence MKRAILLVAFGASSAQGQNALKGFDALVRQRYPGVPVRWAFTSLLLRERLALARQKSDSVFKAMSRLGFERFTHVAVQPLQTIPGSEHEQVCAAVAEAAAPHGLVCRVGAPLLQSPADVQEAARALVRHLPAERAPHEDVVCMGHGARHAAVGRYADLDQAVRALDPRVHVGTMNGAALLEDILPRLASSTVWLMPLLSVVGRHALRDMAGAQAQSWRSRIESDGRRCRPVLLGTAEYAGFAELWLRHLEAAAQPLFASAE is encoded by the coding sequence ATGAAGCGCGCTATTCTGCTGGTGGCCTTCGGCGCGAGCAGCGCCCAGGGACAAAACGCCCTCAAGGGTTTTGACGCCCTTGTGCGGCAGCGCTACCCCGGCGTGCCCGTGCGCTGGGCCTTTACCTCGCTGCTCCTGCGCGAGCGCCTGGCCCTGGCCCGGCAGAAAAGCGATTCGGTGTTCAAAGCCATGAGCCGTCTGGGGTTTGAGCGGTTCACCCATGTGGCCGTGCAGCCCCTGCAGACCATTCCGGGCAGCGAACACGAGCAGGTCTGCGCTGCCGTTGCAGAAGCGGCCGCCCCGCACGGGCTTGTCTGCCGGGTGGGCGCGCCCCTGTTGCAGAGCCCCGCGGACGTGCAGGAGGCCGCCAGGGCGCTGGTGCGGCACCTGCCCGCCGAACGCGCCCCCCATGAGGATGTGGTCTGCATGGGGCACGGCGCGCGGCATGCGGCTGTGGGCCGCTATGCGGATCTGGATCAGGCCGTGCGCGCCCTGGACCCGCGCGTGCATGTGGGCACCATGAACGGCGCGGCGCTGCTGGAGGATATCCTGCCCCGCCTTGCGTCTTCCACGGTCTGGCTCATGCCTTTGCTTTCAGTGGTGGGCCGCCACGCCCTGCGGGATATGGCCGGCGCGCAGGCCCAGTCCTGGCGCAGCCGCATTGAAAGCGATGGCCGCCGGTGCCGTCCCGTGCTCCTGGGTACGGCGGAATACGCCGGGTTTGCGGAACTTTGGCTGCGGCACCTGGAAGCCGCGGCCCAACCCCTGTTCGCGTCTGCGGAATAA
- a CDS encoding menaquinone biosynthetic enzyme MqnA/MqnD family protein, translated as MNTSPAARPVLRMGRIGYLNVLPIYHPLEAGILPHDYELVSGPPALLNTMMARGELHVSSCSCFEYACRPERYFLVEDLSIGSRGPVMSVLLLSRLPVEQLQGKEILISGETHTSVALLRLLMHDRYRCEVAYRTGQVTPAVNSPTPPVAFLAIGDEALRLRNHPDYPYRLDLAEAWRDWTGLPFIFGLWVVSRAAADLFHDDPGALLRRGRDWGLSHMDVILDLTAHGCPLSRQELDFYYRKGLVYSLGDEEQQGLSLFYAKLAQAGMIPAVPPLEFFRR; from the coding sequence ATGAACACTTCCCCCGCCGCCCGCCCTGTGCTGCGCATGGGGCGCATCGGCTACCTCAACGTGCTGCCCATCTACCATCCGCTGGAGGCGGGCATTCTGCCCCACGATTACGAGCTGGTCTCCGGCCCGCCCGCCCTGCTCAACACCATGATGGCGCGGGGCGAGCTGCACGTCTCCTCCTGCTCCTGCTTTGAGTACGCCTGCCGCCCGGAGCGCTATTTTCTGGTGGAGGATCTCTCCATCGGCTCCCGCGGGCCGGTCATGAGCGTGCTGCTGCTCTCGCGCCTGCCCGTGGAGCAGCTCCAGGGCAAGGAAATCCTCATCAGCGGCGAAACCCACACCTCCGTAGCCCTGCTGCGGCTGCTCATGCATGACCGCTACCGCTGCGAGGTCGCCTACCGCACCGGTCAGGTGACCCCAGCCGTCAACTCCCCCACCCCGCCCGTGGCCTTTCTGGCCATCGGCGACGAGGCCCTGCGCCTGCGCAACCATCCGGACTACCCCTACCGGCTGGACCTGGCCGAAGCCTGGCGCGACTGGACAGGGCTGCCCTTTATTTTCGGCCTCTGGGTGGTCAGCCGCGCGGCGGCGGACCTCTTTCACGACGACCCCGGAGCCCTGCTGCGCCGGGGGCGGGACTGGGGCCTCAGCCATATGGACGTGATTCTGGACCTTACGGCCCACGGCTGCCCCCTCTCGCGCCAGGAGCTGGACTTCTACTACCGCAAAGGGCTGGTCTACAGCCTGGGTGACGAAGAGCAGCAGGGCCTCAGCCTGTTCTACGCCAAGCTCGCCCAGGCCGGCATGATCCCCGCCGTGCCGCCGCTGGAGTTCTTCCGCCGCTGA
- the mqnC gene encoding cyclic dehypoxanthinyl futalosine synthase: MTSFLPAHSPFEESGPAFADLRAAAAKAAAGQRLERQDAEALYYKASLPTLASLAHQARLRLHPEPVVTYVGDRNINYSNICVCGCRFCAFFRPPESPEGYVISREEMTQKVEETLRLGGTQILLQGGHHPDLPLEWYEELLRWLRATWPTLHIHAFSPPEIFFWSQKFGLSVPTVLRRLKAAGLHSLPGGGAEVLHTAVRARVSPNKCTAEQWLDVMEAAHHEGLRTTATMMFGHEEEPGQRLDHLFAVRDLQDRTHGFTAFIPWTFQPAHTRIAVDPLPAPAYLRLLAVSRLVLDNVPNIQSSWVTMGPQVAQLALFYGANDFGSLMIEENVVAAAGVSYRMSRKDIHKVIRAAGFTPVQRTMDYTPVDPQPEA, from the coding sequence GTGACCAGCTTTTTGCCCGCTCACAGTCCCTTTGAAGAATCCGGCCCCGCCTTTGCCGACCTGCGCGCGGCCGCGGCCAAAGCCGCAGCCGGCCAACGCCTGGAGCGCCAGGACGCCGAGGCCCTCTACTACAAGGCCAGCCTGCCCACCCTGGCCAGCCTGGCCCACCAGGCGCGCCTGCGCCTGCACCCGGAGCCTGTGGTCACCTATGTGGGCGACCGCAACATCAACTATTCCAACATCTGCGTGTGCGGCTGCCGCTTCTGCGCCTTTTTCCGCCCGCCGGAAAGCCCCGAAGGCTACGTCATCAGCCGGGAGGAAATGACCCAAAAGGTGGAGGAAACCCTGCGCCTGGGCGGCACGCAGATTCTGCTTCAAGGCGGGCACCACCCCGACCTGCCCCTGGAGTGGTACGAAGAGCTGCTGCGCTGGCTGCGCGCCACCTGGCCCACCCTGCACATCCACGCCTTTTCCCCACCGGAAATATTTTTCTGGTCCCAGAAGTTCGGCCTGAGCGTGCCCACGGTGCTGCGCCGCCTCAAGGCGGCCGGGCTGCATTCCCTGCCCGGCGGCGGGGCCGAGGTGCTGCACACCGCCGTGCGCGCCAGGGTTTCGCCCAACAAATGCACGGCGGAACAGTGGCTGGACGTGATGGAAGCCGCCCACCACGAAGGCCTGCGCACCACGGCCACCATGATGTTCGGCCATGAGGAGGAACCCGGCCAGCGCCTGGACCACCTTTTTGCCGTGCGCGATCTGCAGGACCGCACCCACGGCTTTACGGCCTTCATCCCCTGGACCTTCCAGCCCGCGCACACCCGCATTGCCGTGGACCCGCTGCCCGCCCCGGCCTATCTGCGTCTGCTGGCCGTCTCCCGCCTGGTGCTGGACAACGTGCCCAACATCCAGTCATCCTGGGTGACCATGGGGCCGCAGGTGGCCCAACTGGCCTTGTTTTACGGGGCCAACGACTTCGGCTCCCTGATGATTGAAGAAAACGTGGTGGCCGCCGCGGGCGTCTCCTACCGCATGAGCCGGAAGGACATCCACAAGGTCATCCGCGCCGCGGGCTTTACCCCCGTGCAGCGCACCATGGACTACACCCCCGTGGACCCGCAGCCGGAGGCCTGA
- the mqnE gene encoding aminofutalosine synthase MqnE: MLDAAYYASLGLSSIYEKVLDGRRLEPEEGLALFRCPDLTAVGALALHDRCRRHGQRAFYVVNRQINYTNVCVNGCVFCAFRRDRADEPGAFVLSHEDILARLREAEASSLRLDELHIVGGCHPDLPLAWFEDLLRRVRAAHPDLPIKAFTPVEIEHFSRLEGISTRAVLERLQQAGLVMMPGGGAEIFDEDLRARICPHKADSTTWLRVSGEAHALGIQTNCTMLFGHLESYEQRVDHLCRLREQQDRTGGFTCFIPLPFLTENSRLKLPEDKVGPQRGLDQLRTVAVSRLLLDNIPHIKAYWIMMGPKLAPVALWYGADDLDGTIIEERIGHMAGAPSAQGLTIHELEQMILRSGFTPVRRNATFTTLSETVSTEARP; the protein is encoded by the coding sequence ATGTTAGACGCAGCATACTACGCCAGCCTCGGCCTTTCGTCCATCTATGAGAAAGTGCTTGACGGCCGCCGCTTGGAGCCCGAAGAAGGGCTCGCCCTGTTCCGCTGCCCCGACCTCACGGCCGTGGGCGCGCTGGCCCTGCACGACCGTTGCCGACGCCACGGCCAGCGGGCCTTTTATGTGGTCAACCGCCAGATCAACTACACCAACGTCTGCGTCAACGGCTGCGTCTTCTGCGCCTTCCGACGCGACCGCGCGGACGAACCCGGCGCTTTTGTCCTGAGCCATGAAGACATTCTGGCCCGCCTGCGCGAGGCCGAGGCCTCTTCCCTGCGCCTGGACGAGCTGCACATCGTGGGCGGGTGCCACCCCGATCTGCCCCTCGCCTGGTTTGAGGATCTGCTGCGCCGCGTGCGCGCCGCACATCCGGATCTGCCCATCAAGGCCTTCACCCCAGTGGAAATCGAGCACTTTTCCCGTCTGGAGGGCATCAGCACCCGCGCCGTGCTGGAGCGGCTGCAGCAGGCGGGGCTGGTCATGATGCCCGGCGGCGGCGCGGAAATCTTCGACGAGGATCTGCGCGCCCGCATCTGCCCGCACAAGGCCGACTCCACCACCTGGCTGCGCGTCTCCGGCGAGGCGCACGCCCTGGGCATCCAGACCAACTGCACCATGCTCTTCGGCCACCTGGAAAGCTATGAACAGCGCGTGGATCACCTCTGCCGCCTGCGGGAGCAACAGGACAGAACCGGCGGCTTTACCTGCTTCATTCCCCTGCCCTTCCTGACGGAAAACAGCCGCCTCAAGCTGCCGGAAGACAAGGTGGGCCCCCAGCGCGGTCTGGACCAGCTGCGCACAGTGGCCGTGTCCCGGCTGCTGCTGGACAACATCCCCCACATCAAGGCCTATTGGATCATGATGGGCCCCAAGCTGGCCCCGGTGGCCCTGTGGTACGGGGCCGACGACCTGGACGGCACCATCATTGAAGAACGCATCGGCCATATGGCCGGCGCGCCCTCAGCGCAGGGCCTGACCATCCACGAGCTGGAGCAGATGATCCTGCGCTCCGGCTTTACGCCCGTGCGGCGCAACGCTACCTTCACCACCCTTTCCGAGACCGTCAGCACGGAGGCGCGCCCGTGA
- a CDS encoding 1,4-dihydroxy-6-naphthoate synthase: MSVSHPQTLRLGLSSCPNDTFIFHALLHGIAPAPLPLQPHMADVEELNTLARQGKLDVTKISLGVVPWIMDDYALLSSGAALGWGCGPLVVARESLPPTAWRTASLAVPGAMTTANLLLTLHGGFHGPRRAMLFSDVMPAVARGEADLGLVIHEGRFTYERLGLVKVLDLGQWWEQEYHLPLPLGAIAVRRDIPLPTALALQRAIAASLACAQADPAASREFVRAHAQEMEEQVTEAHIKTFVTEFSLDLGPAGRAAIENLVGRAAVLQGRRLPVDGLFLSSE; encoded by the coding sequence ATGTCTGTTTCTCATCCGCAAACGCTGCGTCTGGGGCTTTCGTCCTGCCCTAACGATACGTTTATCTTCCACGCTCTGCTGCACGGCATCGCCCCCGCGCCCCTGCCCTTGCAGCCCCACATGGCCGATGTGGAGGAGCTGAATACCCTTGCCCGTCAGGGAAAGCTGGACGTAACCAAAATATCGCTGGGCGTGGTGCCCTGGATTATGGACGACTACGCGCTGCTTTCTTCGGGCGCGGCCCTGGGCTGGGGGTGCGGCCCCCTGGTGGTGGCGCGCGAATCCCTGCCGCCCACGGCCTGGCGCACGGCCAGCCTGGCGGTGCCCGGGGCCATGACCACGGCCAACCTGCTGTTGACCTTGCACGGCGGCTTTCACGGCCCGCGCCGGGCCATGCTTTTCAGCGACGTTATGCCCGCCGTGGCCCGGGGTGAAGCGGACCTCGGCCTGGTTATTCACGAAGGACGGTTCACCTACGAGCGGCTGGGGCTGGTCAAGGTGCTGGACCTGGGCCAGTGGTGGGAGCAGGAGTACCATCTGCCCTTGCCCCTGGGGGCCATTGCCGTGCGCAGGGATATCCCCCTGCCGACGGCTCTGGCCCTGCAGCGGGCCATTGCCGCAAGCCTGGCCTGCGCCCAGGCCGATCCCGCGGCTTCGCGGGAATTTGTGCGGGCCCACGCGCAGGAAATGGAGGAGCAGGTCACCGAGGCGCATATCAAGACTTTTGTCACCGAGTTCAGCCTGGATCTGGGCCCGGCAGGCCGCGCGGCCATAGAGAATCTGGTGGGCCGCGCCGCTGTGCTCCAGGGCAGGCGTCTGCCCGTGGACGGGCTGTTTCTGTCATCAGAATAG